A genomic stretch from Drosophila biarmipes strain raj3 unplaced genomic scaffold, RU_DBia_V1.1 ptg000005l, whole genome shotgun sequence includes:
- the LOC108022036 gene encoding uncharacterized protein LOC108022036, which yields MIDIASSEPLEEELSERKILRCQIQMFGTTTYSTSEGSQSVHPHHEILSCKISSSKSSGYDHESRQKFWLPHAWKFLNKVTLERLRCIRGLPKTPQMGQLPPDRLTPYVWPFTHTEVDLFGPLTVSVGRRHEKRWTVIFTCITCRATHLELAANLSTDAFIIYLRNFVNRRGTPIIIRSDNGTNLIGANNELKVHESLLDLGDIAVEAAQRGIKWIVNCSLQPNSGGCWERLI from the exons ATGATTGACATAGCCTCATCGGAACCTTTGGAAGAGGAACTTTCCGAACGCAAAATTCTAAGGTGTCAG ATACAAATGTTCGGGACGACCACCTATTCTACTTCCGAAGGATCACAAAGTGTCCACCCTCATCATGAGATACTTTCATGTAAAATATCATCATCAAAATCAAGCGGTTATGATCACGAAAGTCGACAAAAGTTTTGGCTTCCTCACGCCTGGAAATTCCTTAACAAAGTAACGCTCGAACGTTTAAGATGTATCCGAGGATTACCAAAAACTCCACAGATGGGTCAGTTGCCACCTGATCGTCTGACTCCCTACGTCTGGCCATTTACACATACAGAGGTGGATTTGTTTGGTCCACTGACCGTATCAGTCGGTCGCCGCCACGAAAAGCGCTGGACAGTTATTTTTACTTGCATAACATGCAGAGCAACTCATCTTGAACTAGCTGCAAACCTTTCCACAGATGCATTTATAATATATCTGCGAAATTTCGTTAACCGTAGGGGAACACCTATAATTATTCGAAGCGATAACGGGACAAACTTAATCGGTGCTAATAACGAGCTCAAGGTTCATGAGAGTTTGTTGGATTTAGGTGACATAGCGGTCGAAGCGGCTCAAAGGGGTATTAAGTGGATCGTAAACTGCTCACTTCAACCTAACTCCGGTGGATGTTGGGAAAGgttaatttaa